The Aedes albopictus strain Foshan chromosome 2, AalbF5, whole genome shotgun sequence region tcttgaggattacgttccgtatatcctcgggtagatcctctaaaaatttccccgaaaattccttcaaagatttctccagatattctttagagataaggctctggaaattaaaaTGCCTTTATTTTNNNNNNNNNNNNNNNNNNNNNNNNNNNNNNNNNNNNNNNNNNNNNNNNNNNNNNNNNNNNNNNNNNNNNNNNNNNNNNNNNNNNNNNNNNNNNNNNNNNNNNNNNNNNNNNNNNNNNNNNNNNNNNNNNNNNNNNNNNNNNNNNNNNNNNNNNNNNNNNNNNNNNNNNNNNNNNNNNNNNNNNNNNNNNNNNNNNNNNNNNNNNNNNNNNNNNNNNNNNNNNNNNNNNNNNNNNNNNNNNNNNNNNNNNNNNNNNNNNNNNNNNNNNNNNNNNNNNNNNNNNNNNNNNNNNNNNNNNNNNNNNNNNNNNNNNNNNNNNNNNNNNNNNNNNNNNNNNNNNNNNNNNNNNNNNNNNNNNNNNNNNNNNNNNNNNNNNNNNNNNNNNNNNNNNNNNNNNNNNNNNNNNNNNNNNNNNNNNNNNNNNNNNNNNNNNNNNNNNNNNNNNNNNNNNNNNNNNNNNNNNNNNNNNNNNNNNNNNNNNNNNNNNNNNNNNNNNNNNNNATATGGCAGGTAGAATTTTTCAAACCCCCGAAATTAATGTATTACTTATTGGGAATATTTATAAATTATGACGCTAATTTATAAATGACTTTAAATTACTTATTTTTGGCGTAGGTGTATCGAAACTATCGCCAATAAAACGCATACATATTTCGATTTTCAATGCCATAATCAATCGTTATGTAAACATACGAGTGCATCTACAATGGGGGACCATTCGAATTGTTCTATTGTTATACTTGCCGTAACTGTTGTTAATTACGTAAAGAACATAACGATTGATTATAACATTTaaaatcgaattttttttttcaatctgaatTTATGTTTGGAAAATATCATAAAGTATGAAGCATCATAAGCTTAGGGTGATTAATTTCTGAAGAGTGAATTACTGACCAATTTATGAGTAGGTACTTTTTTGGTAATTTGACAGTTTTGTGCAACTTCTAGCTAGTCAGAAAGGATTGGGATTTAACCGttgcccacagacaaacagacgtaacactcatcGAAAGGGCTTTCGGAGATTTCAAGCTGTAACACCACGAAGGACACCCGTGCATCGGCTCTAAACGGGTGGAATCACCGCAATATTGAAAGCCCAATATTGGTAAAGATTTAAGTAATTCATTTTGTATTCTTAATTGTCGTaaaatgaaatttaattaaattattattaaaatattaaataaatataaataaatatttaataTCAATACAGTTGAAAATAAGATTTTTCGTAAACTGTGTGTCGGACGAACGGCGGGCATACTGCGCTGCATTAAGGGCCAGCTCTGCTGTCCAGCGCTCGACGTCCGATGTTAGGCTTCATAtatttaaatattaaaaaaaactattggtctcctaagggcttgttcacaaatgtcataacgctggagggggtgggtgggtgtccttcatggtgttacagcttgAAATCTCTACAAGCCCTTTCGATGAGTGTTACATACGTATGTTTGTCTGCGGGCAACGGTTAAATCCCAATCCTTTCTGGTTTGCTAGAAGTTGTACAAAACCATCAAATTACAAAAAGTACTCATCCCAAGCTTCCCGTTATTTGCGCGACATTTTtagtaagtttgaaaattaatctCTAAATTGTAATAATTTTATGATACTTCATTCTTTATCTGATATTTTCCAAACTTAAAtccaaattgaaatattttttatttcgatTCAAATGCCATAATCAATCGTCATGTTCTTTACGTAATTATAAACAGTTACGGCAAGCATAGAACAATTCAAATGGTTCCCATTGTAGATGCGCTGGTTGAGACAataagaaaatcgtttgtttcacATAACGATTGATTATGGCATTGAAAATCGAAATATGTATGCGTTTTAATGGCGATAGTTTCAATACACCTACGCCAAAAATAAGACGTTTAAATTTTTAGCGTCGTAAtctagaaattttcccaaaaaGTGATATATTCTATATagaggaaattacctattctcggccgttttgttctcttcgtctttggggtttttttttgggcccatatagccgaggcggtaaacgcacgggtattcagcatgaccatgctgagggtgacgggttcgattcccggtcggtccaggatcttttcgtaaaggaaatttccttgacttccttaggcatagagtatcttcgtgcctgccacacgatatacgcatgcaaaatggtcattggcagaggaagctctcagttaataactgtggaagtgctcatagaacactaagctgagatgcaggctttgtcccaatgaggacgttacgccaagaagagagagagagagagagtttttttttgaaacctattgaactcagagttggcctcaaatccttcccaactaagctgaattacatggccaagtttcaggccatttggctgacaaaaaccccccatgacgaagagaacaaacctgccgacaatacccattgtcaccctacatTCATttcgggggtttgaaaaatcttacgcgccattcaAAACTTTACGAGAAATGCTTCTGTTTACCGCAACAACAAAAGctgatttgaataaaaaaaattacagtcGAATTGAATTTCAGCCAgatcgaatgtcgaacactgttgaaagctttgaatggtcgacaaaaaagctccactcattagtgtcattcgtatgtcgaccataggcgaaactactgggggtgccgggggtgccaggcaccccctagaatttcaaTACATTGCTGTAAGATATGGGACGATGAATGAAGAGttgatgaactaatgaatatttgtttgtagtgcaccccctgacaataatccgtagtttcgcccatgatgtcgactacgcctgcgcgcacaggctaattactattatttatgcattttgtatccgcatctctctcgctctctttctgttttcatgctatctgccgtttagcctgggttgaagagaagtgtttcgtcaacccaggtgaaacaccagatagcatgaaaacagaaagagcgtgagagagatgcggatacaaaatgcataaataatagtaattccgtgtatacttttatttctgagtgataGATGAGGTAATAGCCAGGAGGGGCACGGCATAAATATCTGTACAcggtctatagggcactgcactgttttgattttgtatgaaattttgacgtttcttggctttgttgtttacaaaacttctgtaagagtgaaagggaAGGAGattatttcatgcagtgccctatagtttaCATCCATCAACCAATCAACGACGCCGATCACATCGTAGACTAAtttagcaccgccgcaaaaacaaaaattacataAGTTGAAGAGTTGCCAAGTTCTACAGTTGCCAAAAAGCcaaaaacaagaagaagaagatcattaTCCGATTTTCGAATGTTTTTCGTCACGACCGTATTATTTTCAGCCAGGATGAAGTTTTGATTCAGTGTAGTGATGATCTCCATTCTAGTACACCATTGTTGCTCAATTTACGGCAACGTCAGCCCGCCAGTCTATCGTTGTCCGATCTCTGTCTCTGCTCAAGACAAGCTAGGACAAGCTGTCAGTGGAAAAAGTGATTAACGTTTTGTTGTTTTCGCAATTTTGCATTGTTGTTCGTCGCGTTCGAAATTATTTTCTAGCCAGATACCAAAATAATTTTGGTACAATTTGCGAAAGTTTAACAAGTAAAAATCTTTCGGGCATTCATCCGTGCAAGCCGCGCAACGATTGCTGCCGCCATGTCCTCGAGCGATGGACCATCGTCGTCGCAGGGGATACACTTTCTCGATCTTCCGGACTGTATGATTGAGCAAGTGTTCGAGTACCTCAGCTACGACGAAATTGCAAAGAAGCGAATTGTGAGTCAgattctttttatattttttgcattGCGGTGGTAATGTTTTGTGAGTTTTTTTAGGTTTGCCGGAAGATCGACCGTGTCTGCCAGTCGCTGTTGAACCGAGGCTTCATGAAGATGATCAAGAGGCATAATGCCAATCTGAAGGCCATCAAGTCGCAACTTCCGCGGCGGGAATCCGAGCGTAGGAACCATCCATTGGCTAAGCATTCGGACATTCTGACATGCATTGAGACGCGAATTTCTATGCTTTCAATGACATACTCGAAGTATATTGATAAGGACCTGTGCTGTTTCATCCCGGGAAAAGTGATTGATGAAGTGTTCAACATCCTTAAATTGATTGAGAGCACATCGAAGCCCTTGAGGGCCCATGAGGTTCTGCAGGAATTGCGGGACATTTCATCGATGGCAATTGAACACTTTGACGAGAACATTGCCCACAGGCTGAAGCGCATAATGGGAGTGCACCATCCGAGCGGAAGTCATCTGCCTTTCTCGACTCCAGGGTTCATCCAAAACGAGGTCGTACTACCCTGTGATGTGAATGGAGAGAAACTGATTCTCCCCACACTGACTCCGATTTCACCCCATAAAGCTTCCCCACAGCAGCTTTACTGTCACCAAAGTTCCTCTTCGGCTTGCAGTGCGAGTCGTATTAACAACGCGTCGATCGCCAGGATCACCAACAAGTCCCGGAAGATGCGATTGACCATCAACAAACTGGTAGCGGCCATGCAAAGTTCGAAAAATCTCATGAAACAAATGCGGTCGCAAATTATGCGCAATTGTGCCGAAATCAAAGATCTCCGCAGGCGGCTGGAAGAATCCGAAACCAAAAATCGCGAACTGCTAGCGAACATAAACCAGCTGGCGTTCGGTGTTCCGTCTAGTGCGGAACTGGGATCCGGTGCAGCCTCCGAAGCGACACCCAAAGCCAGCAGTCGGGCGGCCATGGTCAGCCGCAACATAAAGCCCCGGTCGGCTACCATCATATTGAAACGGGTTCTGGCCAACACGGAAAGTCTCGGAGTTTCGTCGTCCATGGTTCCATCGCCGGATTACGACGAGCAAATGCCGGGAAGCTCCAAGCGTACCAAATATAGCCAAGATTAACACAAAATGATGTGCAAAAATTTGCTCTCTCTTCGAGCGCTATCATTGTCGATGAATTTGAGATACTTAACACATAGGGAACTCATTTTGTTTTTCGTTGTGCCGTTTCCAGTTGTGTTTGAAAGCTGCTCTCAAACCACTTTCCCCTGGTATACAATTGTTTGTCGTGTGAGAGGGAGAGCTTCGATCAAACTCATGCTCATAGAGAATCATGTTCTACTTGTAACATTTTTATTGTGATTTTATAACAAAAAAACTTTTTCTCTGAGTTCTAAATTTAGATTCAAGATACCATATTCACCCCAATAAAATTGCCATGCTATTACTCGGACGTGGTAAAAGAGCGGCTTGTCTGTCGAATGGAAATCTTCCATTAATCAGGTGCAAATGTAAGCAAAACAACAATCAAGAATTCAAGTTGTATGAGCACATCTGATGGAAGGTTGAAACTAGAAATTTAGCCCTATGCAAATTTACTCAATTACGATTCGATTTAAGAAAGGATATAAGATAATACTAATCTAGTAGAATAAGAGCTACTTATCGGAAACTCATCAGTCGGAGAAACTCAACCAACCCACACTCGCCCCCTCCTGAATGTGCTAATACATATAATAAACTACATACtaccaccctcattcttgttttcgatcgaatccactttcgaacgaaaatcgttcgcattcccgtttacgccagcaaaatcaaatggcctactgattcgatcgaaccaaaaacgttcgaaagtggatacgtccgtaaacaagaatgagggtgtacATACCTATCTGTAAACGCTAGTAACAATTACTGAGTAAAAAACTCATGTCCAAGAATTTCACCTATGTTTTCGTTTTCCAATCATGCTGAATGTTGTTTCACCACGTAGTAGGTACATAGCATTACGAAACACACGAATACAattaataaaataatctcagtagGAACGTTGCACTTTCTAATAGAAAGAAAATCCAGCAAATTGGATGTTTAGTAGTATCTTTTGTTCACGGGTTACTTGCCTGGCCTCTACGTGCATCCTACTGTACTAACAAACTGAATGAAGAGATACTCTAGGGAAAAAGGTGACTAGAACAGTATGCGATAATTCGAAGACGAGAATAATTGTGAATTCGTAAGTGAAGCGCAATTGATACGagaaattttgcgtaatttttCGATTTCCAATGCTATAGGGGGTATATAGATAGTCTACATCACGTGTTCCCAAccgtggtccgcggccccctggggggccgtgaagccagtccaagggggccacgatgttaccaaaaatttgttaaatttttattctattttgtgcaaattataccgaTTTTTGATTTTGTATACCACCACCCTCAAAAgccacaattttaggaacaaattttcagtataaaacgccttcagaagaaaaaattttcggctgcgccgcaatTTTCAGCTATAACTCAAATTGAATGCACATGacgtcattgtttacgaaatgtgagtgtcgaataaaaaaacgttTCCTTGATCATCGAAAATCTCTCCcagagtaaatttctggctacgtcacttaacccaaaaaaaaaactcagtttcattcatttaattcatattttttttctaaaatatcattgggccccagatgttttgacaatcctCAAGGGGGTCGCCATCTCAAAATGGTTGGGAACCGCTGGTCTACATCTTTTTGACctcatctgatgagccattgcaTTGGTAAAGGTTGAAATATGAATAattagggtttttgaccccatttccggcacaacaggtaaacaaaattgttcacAATGAAACAACAGTTTTCATCCACTTctttcatctgaatcagataccttattgcgtaaacttgttgttaacagtggtTCGCCCCAAGGAAATCGGTAATATTATTCGCAACTTGAAGGTCAGGAAATCGCCTGGCCACGATGGAAGCAGCAACTGGCTGTTGAAGCGCCTCCCTCGGAAAGGTTTAGTGGTCTTCGCCAAAATCTTCTCTGCATGCCTCAAACTATGCTACTTTCCTGTTGAATGGAAACACGCAATACTAGTCGCGATACCGAAAGCGAATAAGGATGCAACTGTTCCATCAAATTACCGACCTATTAGCCTTCTTTCAACTCTGAGTAAACTTTTCGAACGCGTTATATTGACCCGCATCGAAAGACACTTGGAAACCACTAGAATCATCCCACACGAACAGTTTGGCTTCCAAAAAGGTCATTCAACTAGCCACCAGATCGTACGCTTGGTGAAGAAGGTGAGGCGAAACCTAGAGTGCGGGCactggttttggccagtctaagggaaatcattcttataaaaataaccaataatccaatgaaaactaccaatgtgttgaatgaaaggtttcgatctatacttgaTTAGAAAAATGctgaaatcaagctaatacttgatttttgtattaaaaatgacactggccaaaatagaagcattgccgcagttttggccatattctcagctttggtttctatttttgccaatcacgtgtatttcttatgggagtggccaaattagaagcaccctggccaaaatagatatatgggagctgattttttaaggaaaattatttttttcttccggtTTTTaaacaaaatgtatggttttcacagctgtaatcatcatattatattagaatctactagtaaaaaatgaatttatatcaatttagatcgtaacaggctgaatactgcactatggccaaaactccgggctggccaaaactgaagcttctaccctacaacAAGGCAACTCGTCGGGTCTGATACTCCTTGATGTTGAAAAGGCGTATGACTCGGTATGGCATGACGCGATTCTGCACAAAATGCACCTCGGAAACTTCCCCATGATGCTTTTGATGATAATTCGCAGCTTCCTGAAGGACAGGACCTTCCAAGTCTCGGTAAATGGCTGTACCTCGGAGCGGATGCAAGTTCCGTTTGGTGTACCGCAAGGCTCCGTACTAAGTCCTACGCTGTACAACATCTTTTCGGCCGACATTGTCCAAATGGAAGGAGTGCAGTACTACTTGTTTGCAGACGACACTGAATTTTTAGTGTCACATCGGGACGCCGATGTAGTAGTGGACAAACTGCAACAAGCTCAGGACGCCATTCTTGAGTACCaaagtattgtcgggccgccaccaaaccgaacttcgcacaatcaagtcgcgacgcgacccaactcgcgacgttttttaatcatgtcaaaagtagtgcgcatccttcccgttgttgtcagcaacacagcgcactagatgcgaaacagttgcgacacttgtggaccaagaaaatggccatttttgattgaatgtcggtcttgattccaaccggatagacaataaatgGAAGTCCCAAGCCATTTACTTTACGCGCCGTCGGAGCCCAAGGTACCTGCCTCAAACTCAAGTTTCCTGTAACGGTGTCGACATTCCTTGGTCCGAAACCGTTGGTTACTTTGGTGTGTCCTTGGACCAGAAGCTTAACTTCAGCTGTCACGTAACCAATAGCATCCGGAAATGTGATATTCTCACAAAAACTCTTTACCCGCTCATAAAGAGGCGCTCTAGGCTGCATCCCACTATTAAGGTGCTGCTTTACAAAACCGTTTTTCGGCCTACGGTGGCGtatcagtgtttcccaaactgtgcgccgcggcgccctggtgcgccgtacacatttcgctggtgcgccgcaggctcttgagccaaaacaaaaagaaaaaaaaaatcaatatgagaAGGTTTTTTTGTTTAATGGAACTTAGAAGTGTGGCTTCAGGGCATTTTTCCTAAATTTATCCCAACCTTCTAatattctttatggaatttctgGTATAATCCTAAAACATTTTGATGTTGATCAAACTTTTAAATTTTAGGAGTTTTGAGAAATTATTATATGAATTTCCAATACTTCAGTTGTGTTTTCGATTCTACCAGCAGCTTGTAATTAGAAGTAATTACATATTTCAAAAACCTTACTAGGTATAGTTCTTTCTAGGATAATTTCCGTGAGTTCCCCGGTTTTTGAGTTATCTACTGGTTTTCGGGACGACATGTTTTACTAACGTCactatcacagattttttttttgcaaattgtcGGTTTCGAGCAAGTAGGTCACATCGCAAAATTGATTATTTATGAGATCTTGATGAAAAGCTTTTGATCTCATTAAGACCCATTCAaaaattcagacattttttttataaattttgtgcACCAAAGCTCCTGAAAGTTATCAACTTTTTCAAGATAGCCCTTCAAGACATAATGATTAAACACATGGTAATGAATGATCCATCATTCCTGAACATTCTAGGTTTGTATCTTAGTTTGATAAAATTTTCCACACTACATTTTTTATAACCCATCTTTGAAAGCTCTgtgattcccgaagaaatcgaaGATTTTAGTAAAATTCTGTGAAATCATTTGAATTCACTCGGAACTATCAAAGtagtggagatgaaccagcctcgggctgaaaatctccctaataaagctaataataataatatcaaaGTATTGCGACTATTTTTGGTTGAGTATTTGGAATCAGCAGCTTGCCTAAGAAATTTTTGTCTTAGTGTAAAAATTTATGAAATCCataagcaatttttgttttaaagAACATGTTGAGAAACTCAATTTTATATGGATTCTGGGAAAATATGGAACTGAAAATTCTTCACAATTTTGCATTGAAATTTTTAAGCTGAAAGTGTTCCAAAATAATGAAAGTTTTCTGTTAGAagatgttggtgcgccgcgaaattttcgaaaattccaaagggcgccgcgatagcaaaatgtttgggaacctatgatggATTCCCTGCTTGGTTCAACTGTGCACAGTGTCACCGGAACGAAATACAAGTCAAACAAAATCGTCTTTTGAAGATGATGCTGGATCTGAGCCCCTTTCATCCGACGGATGATGTTCACAGGCTTGCCGGTGTTGAACAGATCGACGACTGGTTCCAGAGGCTGGTTCCTAAATTCCTGCAGAGTTGCTCTTCCTCTGTAAACCCCCTTTTACAAGAGTTGGTCGTGTAGTATTGTGATATTAGTATTAAGCTTTCTTTCCTATCCCAtctacgtcaacaagaccaaatctttggatgcaaacacggtcaacccttccagtttaACGGTAGCTGAATAAGCAGGAGACtggagaatgttgaaaactttcaatatcttggtagtcaaatggcggccgatgccgGCACCTAGATCGAAATAGGGGCACGACACGGATCGCGAAGGTGAGAGCTGCTTTTGtgaattcataaaatgtttggaAAAACAGGAAGATTAGTCaacaacgcaccaaaatccgaattatcaactcaaacgtgaaatatgtgctgctgtagtgctgtacgccagtgcagtgtgtatcagtggagaacactcaatcaCTGAAGGTCTTTATCGACAGATTAAAGCGGTAATCCAATAGAAGTAGTTCATTCGGTATAGATTCGATAAAAAGACCTGTTACTTATCAATCATGTATATCAAATACGGCACTGAAATACCGAAATAGCAAAATGCGAAAATAAAACAGCAGGGAACCAAAAATAGGCTTCCGACATCGTGGACGACTGCGAACGTGTCGCGGTGGATTAGTACTTCCAAAGAAAAATAATCTTTTCCGACGACTTCCACATAGAAATTTTGACTGCGATAACAATCAGAGACAGCTTGTCGCCTTTACATGAGAAGCTTATGCCTAATCTGCCAATAAATCAATATCACTCCATGATAATAACGGTACCTACTTTCATCAGCCTTAGCGCCAGCCTCGCATAGCAGTTGCCGAATTTCTCTAAAACCCCTTATCACTTCAACAAGCCGATTGTACAACctttatcgctccacattcttaTACCTGTCTGAACGACAAATGCGATAAACAGCTATTCTTACTCATCACAACCGCACGCCCAATCGATAAGGCTCCATGGAAGAAGGCTCCAATGGAAGAAGGCCAGTGTGATACTCACAACGTGTTCCAATGAACGTCCACAAGATTCCATTAGATATTAGCTCAGTTCAAGTGAGGTTCCCGCATATCGAGTGCCTCCTTACTCACGAGTGGTTTATTTGATCGGTTTTGCAACTATGGTGTGCGAGTGTTGTTGTGGGTCGGTATATGCCGAAAGCTGTCTCACTACATTTGCTTCATTCAGTCGCGCCACACGCTTATCGATACGGAGTTTCCGTTGAATAACATCTATAAAAAGTGACTTCCTTTGACTTCTCTGTTTTGCCAAGTACCTCTAGAGGTTTAGTGGGGTTTAGGTGCAGTTGAAAGCACTATGTTTTACACACTTAGCCatacttatttttcttctttacGCTTTATCTCTGGTCGCCTACTAGTTCAGATTCACAATGATAATTCTATGTTTCGATGTTGGTTTATATTTCTATCTGCCTTAACTAGGTACACTTACTTTTTTTGAAGAAGAAGAGATTACCAATCGGTTCTGCTCAGTTGAATAACCCTCGTGCGGGGATCGTAAAGGTCAACTTAGGTTAGGTTTTGGAACAATTAATTGAATACTTGAACAACTCTCAGGTAGTAGAGGTCGGGGAGATTACGTTCGAAAAGATGCCAGCTGTTGGTCGATTGGTTGTATCCCCAGTATGCTACCGGTGAACGGGAGAACGACCTTGCAGTTGAAATACCACTGGAGCATGAATAGTGCAAACAAGAATACGTCTGGAAATGAAAAAAGAAGAAATAGTTATGATAACATAGTTGATTTAGCCACGTGGCTAGCGACTTCTCCTAAAGAAGGAAAAAGTTGTCCTATAGAGCcttatagaaatttctccgagaatttttcaagaaattcttccggaatgtttttttttatgagttGGTTTGGGAATTATTAAAACAAAAGGGCCAAAATAGGGCGACGGGTTAGAGTCCCGATCAGTGCAGgattttttataagaaaaattTCCTCGATTTTCTTTTGCATGTGATATTTTACatttgcaaaatggtcattggcttttaataactgttgaagtgctcatagaacaataaGCTGCCCTAGTCAGGAAGGACAGAAGGacatcaagaagaagaaaaaaaaatacaatgtatATAAGAATGTTTCCATAAGTCTTTCGACTGTTTCTTTAAGGCACCTCCTgctatttctctaagaatttcgccaaggTTTAATCCAGTTAAAAGGTTAAGCCACttcgtattccttcagaaattcctcaggattttttataAGCATTCGCCCGGGTGTTCTGGGCAAAGTTAATTTAcaattctatcaaaaatttcttccaatgttttacgatagtgagcCCAAacatttggctgatacatcatattgtgGGGTGACCTCAAgcgtttggtcgatgacatcaagtgtTTATTTactaaataacttttttcctagatttttagccaagttcggcaaAAACAAGTTGAAAGCTaaaagaaaataggttatattaatGCTTTTATCTTAATTtgctcgacccaatttccagcaacactgccgtaagtttatattatttttttagaaaatttggctacTTTGGGTtatgtttacatacaaatatttttgtaaaagtttcatctaaatcatgttcaaagtttctttgacttattatcttttgaataagacctagagttttgaaatcggacgcaaattggcggagatatgggcttaaaaaaatgacatgttttcgagggggtgaccccaaacttttgatcgggaatgTATGTATCGCCTCAGTACCGTCTCGGAAATCCGCcataaatcctctgaaacttcctgaagtttCTCCGTAACCCCCAATACTCCCTTGGACTCTATGTACACATCTGAAAAcatcagaaacccccgaaaacgtctatgtaacgcctctgaaaccctccgaaaatcatctgaaacttcctgaaatgctgcCGAAATCTTgtttaaaagaaataaaaaaatagtatGCCGAATACTATTTTCAGTGCCGAAAATTtgcataaatataaaaaaacatgTACCTAATACCGCCTGCACTGGAGGTTTTGATCTGTGCTGAGAGAATCTCTATGAGAGTTTACCacagagcttgctgacgtttattcacctttctctttcaaacatgcaggtggaataggatttgttgtcatcag contains the following coding sequences:
- the LOC109420798 gene encoding F-box only protein 28, with protein sequence MSSSDGPSSSQGIHFLDLPDCMIEQVFEYLSYDEIAKKRIVCRKIDRVCQSLLNRGFMKMIKRHNANLKAIKSQLPRRESERRNHPLAKHSDILTCIETRISMLSMTYSKYIDKDLCCFIPGKVIDEVFNILKLIESTSKPLRAHEVLQELRDISSMAIEHFDENIAHRLKRIMGVHHPSGSHLPFSTPGFIQNEVVLPCDVNGEKLILPTLTPISPHKASPQQLYCHQSSSSACSASRINNASIARITNKSRKMRLTINKLVAAMQSSKNLMKQMRSQIMRNCAEIKDLRRRLEESETKNRELLANINQLAFGVPSSAELGSGAASEATPKASSRAAMVSRNIKPRSATIILKRVLANTESLGVSSSMVPSPDYDEQMPGSSKRTKYSQD
- the LOC115259976 gene encoding uncharacterized protein LOC115259976, yielding MMRLLDKVLTFINYWWFRYLMITELYMVESWERVTIHVFLFALFMLQWYFNCKVVLPFTGSILGIQPIDQQLASFRT